Genomic DNA from Paenibacillus sp. KS-LC4:
ACTATTCTGACGAAAGTAGCAATAATTTTGAATGTGGTACACTTTTTACTGATAGACAAATTATCAAGCAAATAAAGAATCTAGCGGATAATATTATTAATCATTCGGTCAGATATTCTACTTCATATCATAATGTAGTGAAGGAGTATTTACGAATAATTACCCAAGAGGTACGGCAATCGTTGAGGCACTTAGAGGACAATATTTTTACATATGAAGAATTACAATTTGGTAGCGACATAAAAACAATAGACGTATACAATGCTTTTATATCACAAAGAAAATGGGAAACATTTAACGGTTTTCATGAGATATTAACGGATCATATAGAAGAAATCTACGCTTTTTTGGAGTCCGAAATTGAACGGGAATACGAAAAACAGGAACCAGAAGAAGATTTCGAGGATTACTTAGAAAAGAAGCTCATTGAATGCATTAATAAAGTAAAAATCGATGATAATTTATATAAAATAGATCATTCCATTAACAATTTAATAGAGTATTTGGATGAACTAGCGACATATGATCGTGATACTACCATATCCCGCTATTTTCGTGATAATGATTATGGCGAGACAGATGAAGTAATGGAAATAGCACTAAGATTGGAGAGTGAAGAACATGAAAAAATAACTAAAAAACTGATAAACCATCAAAAAGATATAGAAGATGCACTAGACGTGATCAGTTCCTCTATTAAGTTGATTGAAGAGGAAATCAATTTAATACAAGGATTGAGTGATAGAGTTGTCATTGAAAACAAAGGAATAATTGAAAATATTCATAATATAAAAAAACGAACATAATAATTCTTTAATATTATTGTAGTTTCCGCCACCGCTAGATCCTCCTCTGTTTTTTAAAAGTTGCTAATCACACTTATGTTAAATGGAAACAAACTATAAAGTAAATCATACTTACCAACTTTAATGTAATCATATTTTGAACCGATTTTTTAAAAACAAACTTTATATAATTTAAATTTTTACGAATATCTCAAATATCAGTATTTTGCCCATGTTGAATCTTATCTACCTCTTCCGTTGAACATGAAAAATTTAGGTTTTGTGGAATATTCAGGCATTGACGTAGTGATAAAATTTCCGCAAAATGTAAAGGTCATTACACCCGAAAGATTTGATATTCCAATATTAGATTATCTTATTGAAGAAATGATTTGTAATGATTCTTTTTTTTAACACATTGATCACTCCAACAAGGGATTACCGAGTGCAGGAATTTGAGCCACTTTATCTAACATTTTTGGAATTATCAATTCCATCATATTTACCTTTTGAAAAGAAAAAATACACAGCTGAAAAGCTTATTAAACATCTCAATTCTTTGTTTTGCTATGAATACTTCAATGACCACGGTAATGACGTAGTAAAATATGAATTTAAGGCTCACCAACCTATATCACTTCTAATCATCTGAAAAAAACAGTGCAGGGTACGCTTCATTGGAAACAGTGAGACGTTAGCCGGATGTTGGATATTTATTAAACTGCAGAGCTATCTTTTTGATTCTCCTCATTAAACTACCTACTCCGCAGCACTGAAATATTCAAATA
This window encodes:
- a CDS encoding phospholipase D-like domain-containing protein, with protein sequence MDMRIPMQLGAVILSKDEIGFKDVVNDFPNANFVYIITFNLSKESDILLKKIHAIKPHIPVKIVTNIPGRWDEYTSKAAADKAYKSIKKYCEILDKSMFKGDVTSYFNFTNHSKIIMTDNVVYIGSANYSDESSNNFECGTLFTDRQIIKQIKNLADNIINHSVRYSTSYHNVVKEYLRIITQEVRQSLRHLEDNIFTYEELQFGSDIKTIDVYNAFISQRKWETFNGFHEILTDHIEEIYAFLESEIEREYEKQEPEEDFEDYLEKKLIECINKVKIDDNLYKIDHSINNLIEYLDELATYDRDTTISRYFRDNDYGETDEVMEIALRLESEEHEKITKKLINHQKDIEDALDVISSSIKLIEEEINLIQGLSDRVVIENKGIIENIHNIKKRT